CTTGCTTTCCGCCACCAAGTACTTAGGCCCGGATCCGCTACTTTATGTCTTGCCCTTTGACGTGACTAAAGTTATTCACACTAACTTATTGATCGTATGGGTACTTACCGGCTTTATGGGTGCCACCTACTGGCTAGTTCCAGACGAATCTAGAACTGAGCTACACAGTGTAAAACTGGCTTATATCCAGTTGATCCTGTGGACCTTAATGGGTGTAACCGCCGTTGTCGGTTACCTGTTCCGCTACGGTACTGGCAACAAGCTGTTAGAACAGCCCCTGCCTCATAAAATCGTCATCGTCATTTGTATGCTGATTTTCTTGTATAACATTGGCATGACCATTAAAAAGTCTGGCCGTTTTACTACCACAGAAGGCGTGTTAGTACTGGGCTTAGTGAGCACCGCGGTGTTATTTTTCCCCGCCTTGCTGGAATATAAAAACTACACAGTATCCATTTTCTACCGCTGGTGGACCATTCACCTGTGGGTAGAAGGCGTGTGGATGATGATCATGGGTAGCTTCTTAGCCTATCTCTTGATCCGCCTCTCGGGTGCTGACCGCGAAGTCATGGAAAAATGGCTATATGTCATCGTAGGTTTAGTATTCTTGGCCGGTATTGTGGGCACCGCGCACCACTACTACTGGGTAGGTGTACCTTATTACTGGTTACCGATTGGTGGTTTCTTTAGTGCTCTTGAGCCGTTAGCAATTATTGGTATGGCAATGTATGCCTATGGCGCTATGCGTCGCTCAGGCTTATCGCACCCCAATAACCTAGCTCTGCACTGGACACTAGGTAGTGCCATTTTCACTTTGTTTGGCGCCGGCCTGTTGGGCTTAGCTCATACTTGGCCAAGTGTTAACAAGTGGACTCACGGTACCTTAGTTACCGCCATGCACGGCCACGCCGCTTTCTATGGTGCTTATGCCATGATAGTACTGGCGATGATCGCTTACGCTTTACCGTCACTGACGCACAGCCGTAAAGATCATAACCCCGCCATTGGCTACTGGGCATTCTGGTTGCAGCTGGGTGGCATGTTTGGCATGACCATTTCCTTTGCGACTGCCGGCATTGGTCAGGTGTATTTAGAGCGCATTATGGGCATGGGTTACTTAGATGCTCAGCTTAAAATCCAAGTACACTTTATTATGCTTATCGCCTCAGCCTCTATGTTCTCCTTAGGTGCTGGCCTGTTTATCTTTGACTTCTTCCGCCGCAGACCGCGTTTTGAAGTGACAGAAACAGATGCACTAGGCAATGATGTGAACGACCCAGTCATTGTGACTGAGCGCAGGTTATAACATGGGAATGAATCCAGACTTACGCCCGCTGGCGGAGGCATCCGCCAGCGAACCTTGGTATCAGCCAGCCGGTAATGAAGTGGAGTTGTTTGAACAATGCCATGCTCACCAGCTGGCGGTGATGCTTAAAGGTCCTAC
This genomic window from Oceanisphaera avium contains:
- a CDS encoding cbb3-type cytochrome c oxidase subunit I produces the protein MRYKSQAVAYWYFAVAMVLFGLQLVFGLLSATKYLGPDPLLYVLPFDVTKVIHTNLLIVWVLTGFMGATYWLVPDESRTELHSVKLAYIQLILWTLMGVTAVVGYLFRYGTGNKLLEQPLPHKIVIVICMLIFLYNIGMTIKKSGRFTTTEGVLVLGLVSTAVLFFPALLEYKNYTVSIFYRWWTIHLWVEGVWMMIMGSFLAYLLIRLSGADREVMEKWLYVIVGLVFLAGIVGTAHHYYWVGVPYYWLPIGGFFSALEPLAIIGMAMYAYGAMRRSGLSHPNNLALHWTLGSAIFTLFGAGLLGLAHTWPSVNKWTHGTLVTAMHGHAAFYGAYAMIVLAMIAYALPSLTHSRKDHNPAIGYWAFWLQLGGMFGMTISFATAGIGQVYLERIMGMGYLDAQLKIQVHFIMLIASASMFSLGAGLFIFDFFRRRPRFEVTETDALGNDVNDPVIVTERRL